One window of Flavobacteriales bacterium genomic DNA carries:
- a CDS encoding S8 family peptidase has translation MISAPLLAQTAPATYWVQFTDKDHTPYSLSAPQEFLSQRALDRRIRQNIPIDSLDLPVDPAYVAQLMAAGDFQLLTRSKWFNAVTIRSTDTLALDSLGLLPFIHVVQITVDGKPRPARHALKFGMETKTYASDYGLSFRQIEMMNGHLLHAVGDAEGQGMLIGILDSGFQDADILPGLSALRDQNGIVLTRDLVEPGGNVYAQHYHGRSVLSLMAGKVEGQLLGTAPLANYALVRTENVATEYIVEEDNWVSGAELCDSLGCDVLNTSLGYTTFDDPTQDHSYADLNGLTSRMTLAADIATRKGMIPVNSAGNSGAAPWHYIGVPADAFDILAVGAVGSDRILADFSSRGPSADGRIKPDVSAMGLGTIGIGTGGQDVYAINGTSFSSPLVAGLTACLWQLHPDRTAHDVMTAVRRSASQHDHPDDDLGYGIPDFWRAHLLLGGRDLTHLADPTVLAVMPVPFTDFLDIEVYAGESDAMDLKIYDMLGRKLWASTTGLEPGTYSRVRIQNDLLTQLRAGAYIVEVQVGGSRLTQRVIKAE, from the coding sequence TTGATCTCTGCGCCTCTTCTCGCCCAGACCGCTCCCGCCACTTATTGGGTGCAGTTCACCGACAAGGACCACACGCCGTACAGCCTTTCAGCCCCGCAGGAATTCCTGTCACAGCGTGCCCTTGATCGCCGCATCCGGCAGAACATCCCGATCGATTCCCTCGACCTGCCAGTGGACCCGGCCTATGTCGCGCAATTGATGGCCGCCGGTGACTTCCAGTTGCTGACCCGGAGCAAATGGTTCAATGCCGTCACCATCCGCAGCACGGACACCCTGGCCCTGGACTCGCTCGGCTTGTTGCCCTTCATCCATGTGGTGCAGATCACGGTGGACGGAAAACCACGCCCTGCGCGCCATGCCTTGAAGTTCGGGATGGAGACCAAGACCTACGCAAGCGACTATGGCCTCTCGTTCCGGCAGATCGAGATGATGAACGGCCACCTGTTGCATGCCGTGGGTGATGCTGAAGGACAGGGCATGCTTATCGGCATTCTCGATTCGGGCTTTCAGGACGCGGACATATTGCCGGGGCTTTCCGCGCTCCGCGATCAGAATGGTATCGTCCTCACCCGCGACCTGGTGGAGCCCGGAGGCAACGTTTACGCGCAGCATTATCACGGCAGAAGTGTGCTCTCGCTGATGGCCGGGAAAGTGGAAGGGCAACTCTTGGGGACCGCGCCCTTGGCGAACTACGCCCTTGTCCGGACCGAGAACGTGGCCACCGAATACATCGTGGAGGAGGACAACTGGGTCAGCGGCGCAGAGCTCTGCGACAGCCTTGGCTGCGATGTGCTCAACACGTCCTTGGGCTATACCACCTTCGACGACCCCACGCAGGACCACAGCTATGCGGACCTCAACGGGCTCACGTCGCGCATGACGCTCGCGGCGGACATCGCCACGCGCAAAGGCATGATCCCCGTGAACAGTGCCGGGAACAGCGGTGCCGCACCATGGCATTACATCGGTGTCCCGGCGGACGCGTTCGACATCCTCGCTGTGGGTGCCGTGGGCAGTGACCGCATCCTGGCCGACTTCAGTTCCCGCGGACCCAGTGCGGACGGGCGCATAAAGCCGGACGTTAGCGCCATGGGCTTAGGCACGATCGGCATTGGCACCGGCGGGCAGGATGTGTACGCCATCAACGGCACCTCCTTCTCCTCCCCGCTCGTGGCGGGCCTTACCGCATGTCTGTGGCAGTTGCATCCCGATCGCACCGCGCACGACGTCATGACCGCCGTACGGCGCAGCGCTTCGCAACACGATCATCCCGATGACGATCTCGGGTACGGCATCCCGGACTTCTGGCGGGCGCACCTCCTGCTCGGCGGAAGGGACCTGACCCATCTTGCCGACCCCACAGTGCTCGCCGTGATGCCCGTGCCGTTCACGGATTTTCTGGATATCGAAGTGTACGCCGGTGAAAGCGACGCGATGGACCTGAAGATCTATGACATGCTCGGCCGGAAATTGTGGGCCTCCACCACGGGCTTGGAACCGGGGACCTACTCCCGCGTGCGGATCCAGAACGATCTGCTGACACAATTGCGCGCCGGGGCCTACATCGTTGAGGTGCAAGTGGGCGGGTCCCGTCTGACGCAGCGTGTCATCAAGGCGGAATGA
- a CDS encoding leucyl/phenylalanyl-tRNA--protein transferase yields MTPGRSSSGKLQLTADLLLAAYKQGFFPMGDELGELEWHSPDPRAVFPLEAIRPNARFLRFLRNSGLNCTRDTGFEKVMRYCATAHGDTWITEEMIAAYTALHRIGHAHSVETWEGDKLVGGTYGVSIGAAFFGESMFSLVPNASKAAFHHLADHLRAHGFTLFDSQYLNDHTASLGAIEIPRPDFLELLKDALQRPCTF; encoded by the coding sequence ATGACCCCTGGCCGATCCTCTTCCGGGAAGCTCCAGCTCACGGCCGATCTCCTGCTTGCTGCTTACAAGCAGGGCTTCTTCCCCATGGGTGATGAGCTTGGTGAGTTGGAATGGCACAGCCCCGATCCCCGTGCGGTCTTTCCGTTGGAAGCCATCCGCCCGAACGCACGCTTTCTTCGCTTCCTGCGGAACAGCGGGCTGAACTGCACGCGTGACACCGGATTTGAGAAGGTGATGCGCTACTGCGCCACCGCACATGGTGACACTTGGATCACGGAGGAGATGATCGCGGCATACACAGCGCTGCATCGCATCGGGCATGCACACAGCGTGGAGACCTGGGAAGGTGACAAACTCGTGGGCGGGACCTATGGTGTCAGCATCGGCGCGGCGTTCTTTGGGGAGAGCATGTTCAGCCTTGTTCCCAATGCAAGCAAAGCGGCCTTCCATCACTTGGCCGATCATTTGCGTGCCCACGGCTTCACCCTGTTCGATTCGCAGTATCTCAACGATCACACGGCCTCCTTGGGCGCGATCGAAATACCTCGGCCCGACTTCCTGGAACTGTTGAAGGACGCCCTCCAGCGGCCTTGCACTTTCTGA